TGCTCATTCTTTTTGGATTGATTTACATGATAGGAATGTGGACAAAACTAGAGGGTTTTTTAGCATCTGTAGCTGATTTGCTTATGATTACTGAGTAATTGAGTAACTGCAATTCAGTTTGGCTAAATTTTTGGTCTTTGCACATTTTTTACTTGGGTTAgagacaaagaaatattttaaaaagttaattgaaCACATATGTAATTGTAAACTTCCATACCAGCAATGGACTTGATGCATCAGACAAGTATCTATTCTGATATGTATTGcatggtttgtttggggttttgttttggggtcCTTCCCAACCCTGCACCCCTCCACCCTGAATGATACCATTTTTGTTATCAGTAAAGAAAcccaaaaataataataatggcatttatcctttttttccccctcctgtaCTGTTTGTTACTAACAATGTTACCATTCTTACAAAGTAAGAGTTACaagttttgcattttataaataacaAAGTTAGGGAGGTAGAAAGCATAAATTTCTGTCTCAACACCTAATAACCTTGCTCACTTCAGGGAAGGAAATATGATGGCATGCTCCTTTGGTCAAAATGATTCACCATCTTCTGTTGTATcataattttctctctgcacaGTAAATACACACGGAAAGTGTTGATTTGACTTGGACAAATCTACAAGGCAACATTTTTGGCAGTAGAAGAAAGTATTGTATGTTTCTAAATTACCTAATCAAGtagatatttcattttttaaacaattttcaggtttttgttttgactttttttaataaggacACTGATTCTTCAATATTAGAGACCCTGTGttttctgcagggagagcaaaTATTTGATCTATTGTGGTTTGGCATAAGAAAACAGCATTgttcattaaatatatttactttattCCCATATATTTTGTCTAGACTTATGATGTATTATTTAAGAGTTTTTTTGAAATCTCTTAAATACAAGGCTCTAAGCACCCTGGTGAGATATAAACCAAAAAAGTCTGGAGGAAGTCAGCAAAAATCCTCTAGAATAAACAATAATAGTACATAACTACTCATCTAACTCAAAAGACTGGGCAGAACACTACTTCAAAAAAATTGGCTTTTTCTAAGGTTTTGGATGTCAGCAAGGAAGGATATATGTGTATGTTTCATTGCTCAAATGCATATAAATAGTATGCAGCATTGTGGTTCAGACTAATGTTCACAACTGTGATGTCTTTGTCCTACAACTGAGCCGCTGATTTTGTGGGAAAAGAGGCAGTTGAGCAGTGGCTGTGAGTCtcggttttggttttgttgcattttataAGCAAAGTAGCTTCATGGCTCACTACCACTCAGACTGAATGCATCCAAAGAAAACTCACTCATCTAACCTAGTTACTCAACATCTAACTTAAGAGTGTTTCAGCATACACTTCCCTGTCAATCCATACTGACCCAAatattgttgatttttttattattaaatttaaacTGCTTGATATGTACTGTAGGTGATGttaaaggaaaagattaaacTGGCACATATGATTTATTGGTTGAAAGCTTGCCAGGATCCTTTGTTGGGCTAGTGTTAACCTCTGCTGTAGATCCTTTTGTTTGCCTTAGCTTCATTTGTAGTTTCTTGTATTTCCATTACACAATCTTGTCTTACCAGGAAAAATTGGAAATTCGTGTATTAGACAAGCAAAATACTTTAGTGGTATTGTAACAGTGGATAATGGTCTTATCCTTTATGTGGTAATATGGATGATTTAAGTTACTTGGTACTGTAGGTTGCTTGTATCAGCTAGACCAACACTGACCTTTCTGCTTTGTATTGTGTCACTGTTACTCATGGTATAGTACAAAGGCTGTGACTTAAGAATAAAGTGGAACATCTCCTCTAGATTTCATGTCTAGACAACTAAACTTGTCAAATTACTTTATATTCCCCTTTTAAACAGAGGCTGTGCCTAGTTCATCAATGTTAAAATACCTTTACTTCAGCACTGACCGCTTTTACTGACTTCTTGAAGTGATAAAGCACAAACACTATTTCACGTGGTCGCTTCCTTTGTGAATGTATTGAGGCCCTGAAAGTTTATGTATTTGCAGTCAGATGGCAATAAATTGATTAatactttgccttttttgtttgtttttttttgctttagggTTTGGGATTTGGAAGGAAATGAGAAGGCCCATTTTGTTTTACGTTCTCCTGGAATGAGTGTTTGCTGGCATCCTGAGGAGGCTTTTAAGGTTGTGTGTTTCAGCTCTTCACCCTCATCACCTTTCAAATAACAGGAGGGTGGTCTTACCTAAACTATGAATCTTCAGTGCTGTACTAAGATTAAAGCTTGGGGAGCTAGTATCCATTGTAACTGGATATTGGTTGGATCTGATAATGTGAATTCTCATTCCCATTCTTGTCATTTTACCCTCAGTTCCTCACTGCTCTCATCAGAATTATTCCTTCTTGATCACATTTGATCACATATATCAACTGTTGTTGATAACTGTTCTGCCAATTGCATGTTAACTTACTGCTATTGTAGAAAAGTTGAATTTTTTCTCAGTTATGGTAACACTGTTCACCAACAACATAGATTCTTATAAAGCATGCCAAGTTTTGAAAAGTACCCGTTTGAAGTTagcaagagatttttttttattttttttttgcttggaaCATATGAAATAcgtgctgaaaaataaaaataaatcaataaactGTGATTTTATACCTACCTGTTTATTGCACTGGGGAGGACTAACCATCTGATGTGTACCAAAATGTTCAGCTTCTTTAATCGTCTAGTCCTTGTAGTCTTGGATTTATTATTCCTGTTATGTTACTCAATAACTGCCTTAAGTAGCTACAGATAGTTTTTCAGATTACCACAAAAACACacacttaaaatagaaaagcagtCAAATAAGgtatcaaaatatttacatagcGATAGGGAAGAAATATCAGTAATTTCATCATACTTTCCACCAATATCAATATCCAGTCCTTACTAAGAAAACTAGGAAAACTGTTGATTCAAGTGGTATCACGAATGTGCTTGCTACTGTTTGCTAGCAAAGTTGCCCAGTAGCACAACAAAAGTACTAGATATGCCCAAAAATTGCGGTATTACACTGATCTTACACATTAGCTTGTCTTTTCTTGGACCCTTATGAAAGAGTAAGcacaggatttttaattttttttaaagagaaaccgCCTTCAAAAATCTTGTAAAACTTGACAGACTTGATGGTTGCTGAAAAGCTTACTGCAGTTCAAAATGCTTACTGTACCATGTCCTTTAGTTTGCAGAAGAGCATGTTTTGCTGACAGCTCTCTTTTTCCAAACAAACTTGGAGTATTGTTTTTAATGGTTCTTTCCCTTCCTTAATTGTTGTTCATGACTGTCTGAGCACATAATTTCCTCATGGAGAAAACCTCTTTCATCATTTAATCAGGAAGCTCTTTCTACAATACATAATAAACTGCTTGAAAATATTACTATAATGAAAACAGTTTAGATAAAATCTGTTGCAAAATTTGTGATGTTACATAAAACCATTAAGTGTGAATTCAAATTCTACAGTTACGCTGATTAATACTGTTATTTCCTTATACAGCACTATATCCGTCAGTTCCTTGTACTCGGAACAAGGactctttaattttaaaagaataactTTTTGCTTTACAATTCTAAAAGCACAGTGCATTGGTGGTTAAGAACTGGTGCTTCTAAGCACCAAAATTATATGCATAGATTTCTAACAAGATATATAGATAATGTAATCGTTAAAACAATGTGACAGTAATACAGATTaaagtgctttttatttattggtGGAAGAGTGTTCAGAAGaatgctttctgaaacaaagtgAAAATGATACCTATTTTAATATTACTAATATTTGCTTGAAACTCTGCTAGGTTTGCTATAGAGTAGAAAACATACTAAGATTCATTACACGCTGAGTTTACAACGTTATATTAATTTCTCTTAACAGCTGATGGTAGCAGAGAAGAATGGAACAATCCGATTCTATGATCTAATTACACAGCAAGCCATCCTCTCCCTAGAGTGTGAACAGACGCCGCTGATGTCAGCAGactggtgtttaaaaaatactcttaaaatTGGAGCAGTTGCTGGAAGTGATTGGCTAATCTGGGATATCACTTGCTCCAGGTATTTTCATACATGAATATGTTTCTTTATTCTATTCTTAGGCAGCCATGAAGAGATGTAGCTACTTTGCTATTATAGCACTCAAATGcactatatatttatatcacCTGTTCAGTAAATAAATGAACATTCATCAGGAATTACAATATCAGTGCAGATCATTCCTTGGTATTGTTTGTTTCATCTTTATCGATATTTATCTGGTAAAAATAACATTGTCTTTTTGCCCATTTGAGACAGCATCTCACTACTGTTTACCACTCACTGTAATGTTTATGTGTTAGTTAAAATTTCATTCTAAGTCATAAATAGATAATTACTGAACCGTAACTGAACCGTAATAAACTGGAAAACTACTTGAGTTTTCCTACCCCAAATTGAGATGTAAGCTGCAGGAATGCTCAGGTCTTCCCTCAGCTTCTTCACAGAGAGTagattttcttcactgtttaaTAGATACATGCTTTTGGTACTTACAGTATGAGCTGTCACTGTTTGCAGAACAGTTTTTTTACCCTGAATGTCTGTTTTAGTTATCCACAGGATAAAAGACCTGTCCATCTTGATCGAGCCAGATTATTCAGGTATTAGCGTTGTTTCTATTCTGTGGATTTTGTCTATATAAACCTAAGTATACACAAGGAGTTGTGAGTTTAGGGAACTGCTTGTGTCTCacttaagtaatttttaaggGGACCTGGTCTATAAACTTTGCAAAATTTGTGAATGAGCTAAATTTAGTATATATGTCTAAAAttctcatgatttttttctgttttacaatgATGGGCATATGGGGCTGTGGGTGGTGAATCATTTACAAGCCATTTCTCTGAATTTCTCTGGTGTTGGTGGAATATTTGACAGCTTCACACAGTTAACCGCAAGGGACAGAACTCCACTTTCTGTGCACTTCTGATAGTCTGATAGCGATATTTGAAAagtacattaattttattaataggTGGTCCCGAGTAAATGAAAATCTGTTTGCAACCACTGGATATCCAGGAAAGACAACTAGTCAACTGCTTGTTCATCATTTAGGACATCCCCAGGTAAGTTTTCGAGATTGGCTTTTGGCTGGAATTGCATTTGTTCCCTTCAAATCAGGCTCATAGATACTTAAAAGCTACAATTAAAAGCTAGCCCAAACTGTCCAGAAATGCTGCTTGGTATacctattttattttgtgttatccctgctaagaaaaaaaaaaaaaaccacaccacactTAACctgctattttaaaagctgcttcatctttgttttattttactttgtcttACTGGTGCTAAGGAGAAGAATAACACATTAACCcattatttaataaatttttcagtatttctagtTCTAAAGAGACTAGAAGCAGCTGGTTGTGTATTTTACAGGTTTGaactaattatattttaaatcattaatgaaaatatatgaatacaaagcatacaaaatatttttgttttgctggagtTAGTATACATTTGTAATGCTTACAGTAAAAATACTACCTCCAAACATACAAGTTGTGAGTACACTTAAATAACAGGaagtaatttcattaaaaaaggtTTCTAAGTTTGAAAAtatgcctttaaaataataataatgttaatGAAAATAGTTAAAACTATTTGTTACGGAATATTTTGCTGTATCTTACTTAAATGCAGTAAGTAGCTACTGGAACTAAGCAGATAATCAAGATTTTTCAATTGgatttctgttgtattttaactgtatttGTTAAGGAGTACTAAATCTGTGGTGTTTTATTTGTGCAACTTGGTATATCTGgtataaaaataatctatatgGTAAATGGTATTGAtatttctccctccctctctctttctatttttttttttcaaagcccATTCTTACTGGCACTGCAGCTGTAGGATCTGGTTTGACATGGCATAGAACTCTTCCATTATGTGCAGTTGGAGGAGATcataaaattttcttctgggtaactgaaatgtaaaataagcATTTGCCTTCAATATGAAATTTTACAACACAACGTCTCTTTTGTGGTAAAACGAAGGAATTTACTCTTTGTACTGGTATTTATTCACTTGGAGAACGTAAGAAAGGAACAAgtaaaatatgaaacatttgtgtttgatttttagCTTGCAAATACAAGAACTTTTGTAAAATCAGCTATGCATCTGATACTTggttacttaaaataaaatactttttttaacatGGTATTTggtgtgaaattaattttttaatttttttttaagagattttgTGTCTATCAATCTCAGCCTGGCAATGTTGTGCAGTTAACACGGCTCAAATACTTTGAAATTGTCCAGAGTACCTACAGAAGGAACACCTGTGTCTGTATTAACTTTCCTGACTATCGCTATAAGAAACAAATGCAATATTGTACTGTCATAAAATGTTGTCTGTGAATCTGTTTGCTGAATAAGCTAGTTACCACTAACAGTGGTAGGAAGCTAATGGTATTATCAGAATGATAATTTTAAGAAGTATTTCTCTTAAGATGACCAAGGGATTTACTTCAAATATGCCAAAGAACATGTGGCTGTTTACAGACTTTTTACAGGAAAATCAAACACATTCTGCTTTCTAGAAGTGTATTTTGCTTGTCCCTCCCATACAAGACTCAGAAATGAAGTAAAAGAGGAAGAGGACAGAGGCAACTTCTGTCTTCGGTATCCTTTTTGCATGGTTTTGCAACTGAAGTGATACCAAGATGTTTAGCTAGCATAACACCTCCTTACAGCATTGTAGCCATCTAGCCATCCCTATTAGCATTagttagatttttaaatattttttatttgtccCTATTTATGCTGGACACATAAAAACAATTCAGAATTAGGACAGCAAAAAGTGAGATTATAgtcaccttttaaaaagtaagacCATATGTTATTTCTCGTTATTTCTTATCGTTTCTTACCCTTGAGAAATTttgcttccaactgccaccaAAATTTACTTAAAAGATGAATATAAAGTTCCTCATATGTTCCAGTCTTGACTGGTGTTGGcttaaactgtaaaaaaaagcagactggAGGATGTTTCAAGATACACAGCACTTCGTGTGTCTTGTATCCATAGTCTGACCAGAGAGCACTGGCTGAATGGGAGATTTAATTGGCTCATAGACGTAGCTAAAATTCTCTGTGGGTCTGAAAGGAAGGATTGGACTAGGATGCTGCTGTAGTTCTGGGTGTATAGTGAAACTGAAACAgattgttgtttggttgttttcctGTGCATTCAGAGCAAAGCTTTACATAGCACCTAGTTATGCAGAATATCATACTCGGTACCCATATTGACAAAGGCAGCGTGTGTTAGGTATGTGCAGGTGCATCTGACTgagacattttttatttagaattgCTTAAAACTCAAGGGGGCAGAAGGCAGAAATTCTTTTGTTCTGTAGTTAATTCAGAAGCCAggatgcttctttttttatgcttcttcttttatgcttttaataaGTTTTAAGTAGTCcttaaaaacaatttacatAGGATTGGAATGATCATGTTAAGTTCAAGGCTCTTCGTATTACTTATTTCTGGTATAAAATGggtatgtagaaaaaaaaataaaaagcagctaaTGTTTTTAGTATGTTCCCTATGTTCTTCTGTACAGAACAAAATTATGAGTTAAGGCTTTGATGCTGTCTTAGCAGTGCGTGGAAAACTGAAACTTGAAGAGCCATTTTCAGAGAACTGCAAAGCATTTatcatttcatttattttttcaaatgaacCTACATAACACCTGACATTTGTATTTCTTAGTCTATTTAACTGTCAAAGGTTGATGATAATTCTCTGAACCTTCTGTTTGCTAAATTTGTACATTCTGACACACCTAGATTTatagacttttttaaaaaaactcagtTGGGATTAATTCAGAGGGGAAAATCATCAAGGCAATATCAGTTTCATATACAAAACTTTACCAAAATACCCTTTGCAAGCGTGGATTTAGAAGACttcatgggaaaacaaaaaaaatgttaatcCACACTCTGGCTGTTTCAGCTGTTCATTGGACCACCTTAATAAAAACAACTGTTGCCCCTGTGGAGGATCAGGTGACACCATGTCTGGAAATTTTTTTGGAtcagctttttgtttctgtttaacTTGCTTCTCAGTTGTATAGCTACTTGAGTTCTGTGCTGATTCTGACAGAATATGATTTCTTGGGACCTGTAAGACAGTATATTAAGCATACAAAGTGCATATGAACATGGTAAGTTGCAGTAGCGCTTGCCAGTTTTTTTCACCCTgtgtaattttgttttgcaattgACTAGAGGTTCTGATTTTGTGCAATATAAAAATCTATGTAGCAGATCAGTTTCAGTACTTTAAAACCCATGCTAAACTTTTTAGTGTGTGCTAATCACAAGACAAAATATTTACTAATGATGAAGACAAAGCTTTGATCAGTGTTCTGTACACACAGCTTTGGCACTCCAAGTTAGCCTCAGCATCTCTAAGGTGAACGTCTTCAAAATACTATGTTCAGCTGAACTGCGTTTCAGTAACTCTTAAACGGTCTTTAATCTTTCCTTCACTAAAAGGTGGAGCTATATGACTGTGTCTTTAAATGcctgtgtatatatgtgtacacaTACATAGTATATAAATGGCCAGCAGTTTATGTACTGTACCATTTTTATTCCTTAATTTGACATTTATCATCCAGTGCGGATGCTggtacaaaatacattttcaaatcaCACACTGTAAATCTGCATATTACcactcaattatttttttataaatcctCCCATGGTGGGGTTCAGTCATTAATAGTTCCAGTGTAACAAACCAGTttaattgaaacatttttttaagaggtTTTGGAAAAAATTGGATCATTTTCCTCTACtctctgtttctcacttttCATACCTTGCATTTCCTAAttccagctgggagaagaagtGCTGTGTTGCACTTTTCTATGCAATGTTTTTGGCCAAATTAAAAGCAGGAAGTACCAGAAAGTTCACCAAAGAGCATATTCTGAGATTTCTTTCCCAGCTTTACAGACCAAGAGATTCAGATAAAACTTGACTAAGCATTTAcatacacagaaacaaaagtttCTGTGGCATTGCCTAGAAAACTTGTATTATGGAAATGTTACGGTAAATgggattaatttttcttgaatAGAACTTGGGAGTTTTTTGaaggtttggtggttttttttgaggtAATAAAGATGGGAAGATGACTCACTTAGATAATTTAAACAGAGAGCTCCTCTGCCCAACAAAAATTTGCCCAATTCCTATAAACCAGATTAAACCTACTGAACTCTGTAGGTGAACCCCCTGCCCTTCCTTTGGAGGTGTGAGAAATGCCCCCGTCGCTCTGGAGCATGGTACATCGGAGGTTCCTTGGCTGAAACGGAATAGTCCTACTTACGCCCTATGCTTGAGAATCAAGTGAAAGCAGTGATAGGTACtgctgaacaaaacaaaaccgTTACAGGTAGCCCACAGCTAAGTTTACCATAcccccttttttcctgttgtgtaAGCATTAAGGTACAGGAATGTTTTGTAACGTGATTTCAATgatgcttttgtatttttcagaagatcCAGGGTCATTCAGTGCttgttatttttacatatattccAAGTGTGGCCCTTCACCACTCCAAGCATGCATGTGGGCACAGAAACCGTGTCTTCACTGTCATTTCTCACTATTTCTTGGATGCTTGACTGTGGGGGAAGACTCTTTATCTTCACAACCTGCACGACCAAGGCCTTGTCCTGAAGCCGTGCTGGTGCCCATACCGGCGCGAGTCAATGCGGGCCCCCTCAGCGGCACGGACGCTTTGCAGAACAAACCACGCAATCCCTGGCAAAGCCCGTGCGTTTCTCCTCCGGGATCACCCGGCCCGCACGCTGCCCGGCCGCAGGCAGGGGTGGCGGCGGCGAGGGGGCGAACGCCCGCCCTCCCCCGGATTGCGCCTCCCATGCTGCACCGCGCGGGAGAGGCGGCTGCGCGCGCGCAAGCCCCGGGCACGGCCCCGCTGCCGCTCGCGGCGGGGTTTTGCTTCCGGGCCGAGGCGGAGAGGCCGCGAGCGGCGCGGCGGCGCTTCCGGAGTGCGGCGGGAGGCGCCGCGGCCCGGCTGCGTGCTgccgggcgcggggctgcgctgCGGCCGGCGGCGCCGCGGGGATGGACGAGGACGGGCTGCCCATTGTGGGCTCCGGCATTGACCTCACCAAGGTACGGGCGGCGCTCGCCTGCGGGCCCGGAGCTGTCCCGTTGCCTGGCCCGGCCGCGGCTGCGCTGGCCCTGGTGCTGGGCGAGCCCAGGCCGCCCCCGCCACGCTCCGCTGCCCAGCGGGGCCACCCCTGAGCACGGCCGGGcgcccggggccggccggggcgcGCCGCTGCGGGCGGGAGGGCGGCAGGGCGAGCTGCGGGTGTCGCGCCGGGGCTGCCGAGGCGGTGCCGCCAGCACCCGCTGCCTCCGCAGCAGCCGCGCAGGTCCCGCCGCGGGGCCTCGCCGCCAGCCGTGCCCCAGGGCGCCGCGGGCTGCTCCAAGGGCGCTTCGCTGCGCCTCTTCCGCTGGCCTTACAGGTAACGGCTAAGCCGTTTCACTCTTAAAACTGTGAGGCAAATGCCGTGCGAAGCTGCTTGTTCATGGctttcagtgatgcagaaacacttttttagCTTTGTTTCTCGACTATAGAGCATAAAGACGGTTTGCTTCCAGCTGCCACGGTGGCCGTTCCATCTTTTGTGCTACCCCATAAATTTCTGAGGTCTTAAGCACCGTTTGACAGGTTCAGAACTACGGTATTGAGCTTCAGCAAACCTTGCCATACAGGGGCACAGGCTGAAAACTTGAGATAGTAGCAACAAAGTCACACAAAGAATAAGGACATCTTAAGACTGGTGAAGTGTAGCAAATGACTGCGCTGACAGATGAAAGACCAAAGAGGTGAAGACCAGAGACTCACCGTAATCACACACTGTTGTTCAGGGCAGCTGAAGCTTGGCTGCAAGTGGTTTTGCTTGTAAATCCTTCACTGTAACCAACTGCAATTCAATACAGTGATTTCCTATGTGAAGTTTAAGACAAACAATTGTCCAAGGTGATTAACCCTGAGGTGCTGTAATTTTATACGTAAACATTTGTGTGAATGTTCCTGATTCCAGTCTTGTGTAATGgtgtaaataaaaatgccaaCTGACTGTTACATTATGAGcaccagccttttttttttgacaaatgtATCATTCTACCTTTTAGTCTGAGAAGTTTGTGTGCATCAGATCTCACTTGGCGGAGTGACACTAAAGTGTAATTTTAGGGTAGTCTGGACTTGCAAATAAGTAGTATAGGTGGCCACTAAAAATTGAGACAGCAATTTCACTACTCTCcgtttttttttattttaatgttggTTGTAACTATTTGTCTGG
The Falco peregrinus isolate bFalPer1 chromosome 6, bFalPer1.pri, whole genome shotgun sequence genome window above contains:
- the NUP37 gene encoding nucleoporin Nup37 isoform X1, which gives rise to MKQDSTRNTAYTVDCEDYVHVVKFNPFDSGDACSLIAYGGNNYVVVGTCRFQEEDAEVEGMQYKTLRMFHHGIRVDAIAWSPETRLDALPPQIRFCTAASDKKLRLFTSDLQDKNEFKTFDGHSDYINDLVFAPKEGQEVASVSDDHTCRVWDLEGNEKAHFVLRSPGMSVCWHPEEAFKLMVAEKNGTIRFYDLITQQAILSLECEQTPLMSADWCLKNTLKIGAVAGSDWLIWDITCSSYPQDKRPVHLDRARLFRWSRVNENLFATTGYPGKTTSQLLVHHLGHPQPILTGTAAVGSGLTWHRTLPLCAVGGDHKIFFWVTEM
- the NUP37 gene encoding nucleoporin Nup37 isoform X2; translation: MQYKTLRMFHHGIRVDAIAWSPETRLDALPPQIRFCTAASDKKLRLFTSDLQDKNEFKTFDGHSDYINDLVFAPKEGQEVASVSDDHTCRVWDLEGNEKAHFVLRSPGMSVCWHPEEAFKLMVAEKNGTIRFYDLITQQAILSLECEQTPLMSADWCLKNTLKIGAVAGSDWLIWDITCSSYPQDKRPVHLDRARLFRWSRVNENLFATTGYPGKTTSQLLVHHLGHPQPILTGTAAVGSGLTWHRTLPLCAVGGDHKIFFWVTEM